The genomic segment CTGCAGTTACTGCTAAAGAGTTGAAGCTATTAAAAGCAGCCTTCGATGCTACTGAACTCCTAGGTTTCTTGGTTCATGGACAGATTATAATGTAGGATTTGTAATTCGATCACTAGTGATCATTGAATTGTTGTATTTGTCATCAGATCTTTGGGTTTTTATATTAGAATCTGGATATACAGTGGATTGAATGGAACATAAAGTAACATAACGTCCGACTAATAATGCAGAGCTTTATACAGAGATTAGCTTTTCGTGTACCTCAAACCAATCTATCCACTCAACCACATTTACTAGAAAAAGGATACCCTCAGTATACATTACATTTCTGATAGCAGTAATGAGAAAGGAGGCTTGCACGAAGATATCAAATGTTTTTACCAGAAGATAAGGCTTGAATTCACCAAGAGTCATTGCATGAATATGACCCATTcttgaaatgatgaaaatggcTGTTGTCTCTGACAACTATCTCGCTCTCATAGATTTCAGATGATAGTTTTGTAACCGTGTGGAGATCATTGCAAACACGTAGGTTTTTCACTATGCGAATTGGAGTTCCAGGCTTGACATTAATCAGACCAAAAGCAATGGTCAGCCTCTCACTGTCATTCTCCAATTCAGCATCCGTTTCCTTCTTCCCTTTAACGTACAACAGAACTTGGCTTGTATCTTCTCCGTGTCCCCCTATCATCAAATTCTAAGTGATTATGTTGCATATCTGGCTATCATGGAATACTTCTCATTCATTGCATACCCAGCTATCATCGAATACTAAGTGATCATGTATCATGATCAAGATTTCATATACCCATTAACCATGGCATTTTAAGAAGCTAAATTTCTACTTAGCAATTTTTCAAACTTCTCCCTTGCCTCTTCAATTCTCCCACTTTTTGACAACCCGTCAATCAAAACGATCCAAGAAAAAGCATCCCTTTCaggcatttcatgaaacaaTTCAATTTCACCACACTTGAAATGCCCATCCATCAAAGTATTCCAAGAAATACATGTGCAACATTTTATCAAAAACTTTACTTGCAGAATCGACGTCATCACATTTGGAGTACACACTAACGAAACTGCCTCTCCACATACACGTCTAATCAGAACCCAATTTGCAAAGCCAACCCATGAATCATCTAACATGTTGTTTGATTTAATGTATTAAGAGCATTTTTTTTGTGTGCTACACAGAATGTGTACTTGGTTATGGATGGGATTATACCTTGAAAGTTGGTGTAGACTTAAATCTACAAACTATTTAGATAAAAGAAAGCCACTTACACTTTCTATTCCTTCTGTGTTCTGCATAATCAGAAGCCCAGATTCAATACTAACATATATATTAAGGCACCTCTATATGACTCAAGTTACTCAACATTTGATTTACATTGCATTCCTTCCTACCTAACCTAATATATTTTAACGTAAATTACACTGCATTTTGATTCAAATTTTCTGGCTTTTTGGTATTCTCACAATTCTTTAGCAAATCAGTATACCCATCAGCTGAAGCTATGGCAAACTCTGTCAGTGAGCTGAGAGCAACTGACATTCCTGCACATAACACTCTAATGGCAACCTCTGCCATTTTTTCTGCTGTCATTATTTCCTCGTCAAACTGTCCAACTTCCACGACCTCCATGTTCCCAACCGATTCCTCCCCATGCCTCTTTGACCCACCAGGAGTCCGACGGGAGTCTTCTTTTAGTTGTTGCGCATAGAGTGAGCCTACTCCTGCTGCGAAAAAATCTAGTCCTTCAAGCACTTTTGTCTCCCTGATGTAGTCTAATAACCTGGACCATTGGATGCAAATGCTGAATATTGGTGGAGCTCCCGGGGAACGACGAGGAGATAAGGGTGATTTTGATGCGTCAGAATCTGAATGAGCACAGCGTAAAAGCCAGCCTGCTAAAGCATGCAAGTATGATCGTTGAGAAACGATCCATGACTCGAAACAGGCTCTCCAATTTCTGAGCTCCATCTCAAGGTTAGCAGCAGAACGGGCTAGATTATGGGTCTCAGAAGGTGACATGACAGTGTACTTCCTTAAACCGGACTTCTTTGAAGGTGTGCCAGCTAGTAACAGCTTGGCTTCATCTAGAGTATGCTTCTGCATTCGGTGGCACTCTGTCATAACCTTCCACATTTTGCCTAACCTGTTATTGCAATTAAAAGGGCTATGTTGTAAGTTTTTTTACTACATTGCAGCAAATAACAGTTCatgattataaattataaatctGACCATTTTAGCAACTAACAGCATTGATTTCAAACTTTAGCTCCAGTAATTGACTAACAAAACCAAATTGAGAAAGCTCCTGGAGGACATCTATTAATAGAAACCAAAAGAACAGAATCTCTGAAGCTCTAAATCATAAAATGTGCAAAATCAAGACCTTTGGGATCCTTCTGGTGAATTTGATATGAGCAGACAGCTAAGAGCAACTAATGTAAaatgttttatctttttttattgaattgagaaatcaatgtaaaatgttttacttgatAGGTCTTACTTGATTCTGTATCTTTAAAAGAAcctttcaaattttcttttaaatctttttttggTAACATATTACAATTACGTGAGTATGTACAAGCGTATAAacgtacatatgtatgtatgggtaTGGGGCCAACTTCAAGAACATGACAGTTTAAGCAAATAAATCATAGCATTGGACTGGTTGGCTAGTATAGATAGCTGAAGAACAGTAAGAGAGATAACATATACATACCCTTGCACTAATTCTAAAAGCTGAGGCTGCAATTCTTCATCCCTTAACGTTTCGATCCTTCTTGAGATAGATTCAACAGAATGGATTGAAACCTTTATCTGAGTATCCAGATTCCTAATAGCTGCCCTTGTTTTATCCACCGATGAAGGATCTGCTCCACTCACATCTAGATTTCTGAGCTGAGTCAATTTTTTCTCATACGCTAGACGGATCCTCTCACCTGCCTATCGAACAACATTACAATAGTGAGTAACTGATGTTCACGATCAACATCTTAGAGTAATTAGGTTAACAGGATAATGTTACTTAAGAGAAACATGTTTGGGAGGTCAGATTAACatgttaaaagaaaattttaaccATAATTTTGTTTTATGCATAAATGCATGTCGGATTTTCCTGTTATTTCTGGAACGAACAATGATAATTATTCTTCTTGCTCAAGAGTCATATTCGATAATTTGAATTCATTCTACTTTTCAACAGGTTGTAAACAAGAGTCTCATCTTATTTTTAGACAGTAACTAGTCGAAATTGGTTTAcatcttatattttgttttaGCAGCAGAAGTATACCCTGACTTCCTCATATAATTTTTTCTCCCAGGCATACAATCTGTCCAAGGTTGATTGATGACTGCTTGAGAACGTGCTAGATTCATCAGACAAGTCACTACTGCTCTGATAACCCTCATCTCTTAAAGTTGAAGGATTAATCAAATATCTCGACGAGGATGATCTTGACGACCCTGAGCGAAACAGAGCCACTGGATTCAACATTTTCATTGCTGCAAATAAAATAAGCAGATTAGCATCCAAACATAAATACTTCATAACTTTGACCAAATAACATGGCGCAATTCTTTGAATGACAAATCTTGAGGTGTTAGGATTAATTGATGACAATCAGAAAAATAAGCATggacttttttcttttaacagGAAAAAAGGCACTGCTTGTAGTAGTGAAGACTTCTATATCAGTTGCATAAAATCACATAGGAATAACATTAAGCTTCAAAGTGAAAAAACAATTCTTCTTATTAGATTGTTCCTGCACAAAAAAACTAGGGCTCTTCTAACAATGCGACTGTATACTGTTCTGTTGAAGCCTACCCATTTCTCCCGAAATATATCAATTACTTTTGATAAGAGAGGTTAAAGAAAACTCCACATTAGAAGCCATAAAAACTAGTGTTTTCCTTTTCCATGCTACTAGGAACATGCAAGGACCTAGCTCTTTGAATATTGAACATGCTAAAATAATGTGACTGTTGTTTCAACTGTATGCATACATTTTATCATATGTGGCACCATGCCATAAATAAAGATCTTTTGCTTTTATGTAAACACCTTACCTGACTGATCAGTCGATTGCAATGAGTACTGAGCCCTTACAGCCTCTAACACAGCTGACACTTCTTTAGCGGAACTACAAGCAATCTTAAACTGACTTTCAAGATCCTTAATAACTTCTGACATGCTCGTAGGCCTTCTATTTACATAAACAGTAAATCCAGGTGTTTCCTCTTTTGCTTCAGGATCAGCGACTGCTGTCTCCTTATTGCTGACTTGCCCTACATTCTGTGTTTTTGCCACTGTTGTGGTTTGGTTGTTAGTCTTAGATAGTAAGTCATGAATATGGGGAACATTTTCATGTTCATCGTCGGTTTCATCCTCATCGctatcttcatcatcatcatcatcgtcgaCATCTTCCACTACAACTTCATCTTTGTCACAAAAATTGTGAGCTACTTTGGTCCTCTCCTCTTTCACATCCTCTCCATGATCAGTTTCTTCTACCTCTGTCTCCTCTTCTAGCTCAGGAATTCCTTCTTGCTCCCTAACTTGTCTTAGCCCATCATTGTCATCGTCGAGAATCGTCTGCTCAATACTGTTCCTCATAGGAGGATAACCATAATAATCTAGTGAAGAAAATGGATTCCAAAAAAAATCCCACTGTGATGTTTGTGGTGAAGGGGGAGGCAAATTAGGCCTGTTGTTGGGGGAATAGTGAAAAAACGAGGAGGAGTTCATCGGTGAGGATTGCATAGAAAAGAAACTATCCATCCCATATTGATGAACTGGGGAGTAAGCCTGGATTCTAACTGTTTCAGGTGACCTCGGTCTTTCTTCAACAGAAACAGCAGGATTCCCACCTGACCTAAGATAATTTACATGTATAGTGGAtttgtgtttgtgtttgggTTTGGATTCAGACTTTAAGGGTGTTATGGAAAATGTATTTGGTTCTATAGAGATAAAACCAGGACTAACTTTCTTAATGGGTGTAGTAAAAGGTGGAGTTTTAAAAGAATCCAGCGAAAACTCGCGAGGCTCATCGACTTCAACATAATCTCGAAGGGCAGCAGAAACTCTTTCCATAGCATGGATATAAGCCAAGTGTCCAGAAGCAAATCGCATCCATTGTTCCACTGCTTGTTTAATGAACTTCTTTCGATCTTTACAAAGTTTAACAGCTTCTTCATCATCCAACTTGGATGAAGAACATCCCATTTCTCTCAAATTAGCTTTTTCTCTCTtctattttaagaatttttcaGGCTTGAATCAAAAGAGGAAAGGAGATTAAGTTCTCTTAATGCGGTCACCAGATTCATATGGAAATCAGCAAACTGTTCAAAACAAGAAAGTGAGTTTCAGAAGTTACATTCGCGGAGAGAATCATAAGATATATAACCAACAagacaagaaaagaaacaaaacagCAAGCTATTCTATGCATAAACTAATGGAAAATAATGTTAGATTATTAGATTCTTTGCCTTGTTTATAAGTCATGAGAAAAGAGAAAACTTGAAAGCACTTGCTCTCCCCAAGAGATCAAGATCATATTAAAAATATGTCTCGAATTTAAGGAAATTTTTCCAATAAACAAAAATTGCCATCAATAATTGAGGAAATATTTCCAATGAAATGTTAACTGATAATCTGATAAGAGCTTAAGAGTATTGGTTATGCATTCAGGTGAG from the Lycium ferocissimum isolate CSIRO_LF1 chromosome 11, AGI_CSIRO_Lferr_CH_V1, whole genome shotgun sequence genome contains:
- the LOC132038430 gene encoding pentatricopeptide repeat-containing protein DWY1, chloroplastic-like, translated to MDGHFKCGEIELFHEMPERDAFSWIVLIDGLSKSGRIEEAREKFEKLLRGHGEDTSQVLLYVKGKKETDAELENDSERLTIAFGLINVKPGTPIRIVKNLRVCNDLHTVTKLSSEIYESEIVVRDNSHFHHFKNGSYSCNDSW
- the LOC132036028 gene encoding nitrate regulatory gene2 protein-like; translated protein: MGCSSSKLDDEEAVKLCKDRKKFIKQAVEQWMRFASGHLAYIHAMERVSAALRDYVEVDEPREFSLDSFKTPPFTTPIKKVSPGFISIEPNTFSITPLKSESKPKHKHKSTIHVNYLRSGGNPAVSVEERPRSPETVRIQAYSPVHQYGMDSFFSMQSSPMNSSSFFHYSPNNRPNLPPPSPQTSQWDFFWNPFSSLDYYGYPPMRNSIEQTILDDDNDGLRQVREQEGIPELEEETEVEETDHGEDVKEERTKVAHNFCDKDEVVVEDVDDDDDDEDSDEDETDDEHENVPHIHDLLSKTNNQTTTVAKTQNVGQVSNKETAVADPEAKEETPGFTVYVNRRPTSMSEVIKDLESQFKIACSSAKEVSAVLEAVRAQYSLQSTDQSAMKMLNPVALFRSGSSRSSSSRYLINPSTLRDEGYQSSSDLSDESSTFSSSHQSTLDRLYAWEKKLYEEVRAGERIRLAYEKKLTQLRNLDVSGADPSSVDKTRAAIRNLDTQIKVSIHSVESISRRIETLRDEELQPQLLELVQGLGKMWKVMTECHRMQKHTLDEAKLLLAGTPSKKSGLRKYTVMSPSETHNLARSAANLEMELRNWRACFESWIVSQRSYLHALAGWLLRCAHSDSDASKSPLSPRRSPGAPPIFSICIQWSRLLDYIRETKVLEGLDFFAAGVGSLYAQQLKEDSRRTPGGSKRHGEESVGNMEVVEVGQFDEEIMTAEKMAEVAIRVLCAGMSVALSSLTEFAIASADGYTDLLKNCENTKKPENLNQNAV